The following are from one region of the Cloacibacterium sp. TD35 genome:
- a CDS encoding T9SS type B sorting domain-containing protein: MKSVNHSKSSTTIIPNIITPNGDGKNDKWIISGLQKFPNTTIIIIDSKGGEILRKKVNLNGNVNFEWDGRYNNKQLPSGVYWYILLFENGEEKKGFLAIKNE; the protein is encoded by the coding sequence TTGAAAAGCGTTAATCACTCTAAATCATCAACAACTATTATTCCTAATATTATAACACCTAATGGAGATGGAAAAAATGATAAATGGATAATATCTGGTCTTCAAAAATTCCCTAATACAACCATCATAATTATTGATTCAAAAGGAGGTGAAATTTTGAGAAAAAAAGTCAATTTAAATGGAAATGTAAATTTTGAATGGGATGGAAGATATAATAACAAACAATTACCATCGGGTGTATATTGGTATATTTTATTATTTGAGAACGGAGAAGAAAAAAAAGGGTTTTTAGCAATTAAAAATGAATAA
- a CDS encoding YheT family hydrolase has product MLESTVAKWFLQELQKSWHKINSLEQQSLLLKNCNKMPILHSEYQPKKIFRNGDFSTIYSALFRKVSDVTQQRERLELSDGDFLDLDWSFAKEKTDRCIILFHGLEGSAQRHYMLGAAKIFNENGFDCCAVNHRDCSGESNRVNYSYHSGRTDDVQEVIENVLSKNYEKIILNGFSLGGNLCLKYAGEEREISHKIKAVIAISTPIDLKGSMHKLTSKRNLLYANNFLKTLKKKTLLKCKRFPEFLSESEIKNIKDLKEFDDVYTSKVNGFTDAFDYYEKCSSKQFLKKIKIPTLLINAKNDSFLSESCFPKEEALVNSFLHLEIPDFGGHVGFLDKNNTFYTENKSLEFAQQYL; this is encoded by the coding sequence AAAGCACGGTGGCGAAGTGGTTTTTGCAGGAACTCCAGAAGAGTTGGCACAAGATAAATTCTCTAGAACAGCAAAGTTTGTTGCTGAAAAATTGTAATAAAATGCCTATTCTCCATTCCGAATATCAACCTAAAAAAATCTTCAGAAATGGAGATTTTTCTACTATTTACAGTGCTTTGTTTAGAAAAGTATCTGATGTAACTCAACAAAGAGAAAGGCTAGAACTTTCTGATGGCGATTTTCTGGATTTAGATTGGAGTTTTGCCAAAGAAAAAACAGACCGTTGTATTATTTTATTTCATGGTTTAGAAGGTAGCGCACAGAGACATTATATGTTGGGAGCAGCAAAAATATTCAATGAAAACGGGTTTGATTGTTGTGCTGTAAACCACAGGGATTGTTCTGGAGAAAGCAATAGAGTCAATTATTCTTATCATTCTGGAAGAACAGATGATGTGCAAGAAGTGATAGAAAATGTGCTTTCTAAAAACTATGAAAAAATTATTCTAAACGGGTTTAGCCTAGGTGGAAATTTGTGTTTGAAATACGCTGGTGAAGAAAGAGAAATTTCTCATAAAATAAAAGCAGTTATTGCCATTTCTACACCAATAGATTTAAAAGGTTCTATGCACAAATTAACCTCTAAAAGAAATCTTTTGTATGCAAACAATTTTCTGAAAACCCTAAAAAAGAAAACGTTACTTAAGTGCAAAAGATTTCCAGAATTTTTATCTGAATCAGAAATTAAAAACATCAAAGATTTAAAGGAATTTGATGATGTATACACATCAAAGGTTAATGGATTTACAGATGCTTTTGACTATTACGAAAAATGCAGTTCTAAACAGTTTTTAAAGAAAATCAAAATTCCTACTCTCCTTATAAATGCTAAAAATGATAGTTTCCTTTCTGAAAGTTGTTTTCCTAAAGAAGAGGCTTTAGTTAATTCTTTTTTACATTTAGAGATTCCTGACTTTGGTGGACATGTAGGATTTTTGGATAAAAACAACACCTTTTACACCGAAAATAAATCATTAGAATTTGCACAGCAATATTTATAA